The following coding sequences lie in one Peribacillus frigoritolerans genomic window:
- a CDS encoding Sau3AI family type II restriction endonuclease yields MSSVYDTKEKVHKRALEAVGKTLGEIDVKSTKNVKNKSYPGNVIEQVWFDHPADNYAEPDFPEAGVELKVTPIDKQTKHAKFMAGERLVLNKINYQNEYGKTFEQSSFWHKNKLIELIQYYRRDVSHKKKISSGEMIEDKTKFRVSYANLLSMTELQDFGLPKDTVIEIPEKDLEIIKQDWGKISEYINSGKAEQLSEGLTNYLGACTKSATGDDFTKQKHTDVPAKPRAYSFKSKFINELINNHIIGEDHTEAINSIVKDVSELEKKTLEEIIVSRFTPYYGMKQSELIHKLGIKVDKSQTQKNINNMIIRRILNLPTTTDEVTSEEIEKAEISLKTVTLRKGKPKEHFKFMGIPSFIKLVDESWEESKVYDFLDRQKFLLLVFNDFNNKKNGSESYETNPEKIILIGAKFWNMPPSDIDGPVKEVWKTEVEKLKNGVELTFTKNENNEIRVKNNFIKPSLEDILHLRPDAQVAQYRLKYYKDVVVKGVPKKKLMNNSRKLPRPAKWIIRPESENENFTDEYMTKQAWWLSKEYIYEQIKDLL; encoded by the coding sequence TTGAGTAGTGTCTATGATACAAAGGAGAAAGTACATAAAAGAGCATTAGAAGCGGTTGGAAAAACGCTTGGAGAGATTGATGTAAAGAGCACTAAGAATGTGAAAAATAAATCTTATCCAGGCAATGTAATTGAGCAAGTCTGGTTTGACCATCCAGCAGACAATTATGCTGAACCAGATTTTCCAGAAGCTGGAGTGGAATTAAAAGTTACCCCCATAGATAAACAAACAAAACATGCAAAATTTATGGCTGGGGAGAGACTAGTTTTAAATAAAATTAATTACCAAAATGAATATGGTAAAACATTTGAACAAAGTTCATTTTGGCATAAGAATAAACTAATTGAATTAATTCAATATTATAGACGGGATGTCTCGCATAAGAAAAAAATTTCTAGCGGAGAAATGATTGAAGATAAAACAAAATTTCGAGTATCATATGCAAATCTACTTTCAATGACAGAATTACAAGATTTTGGCTTGCCTAAAGATACTGTAATTGAAATACCTGAGAAAGATTTAGAAATCATCAAGCAGGACTGGGGAAAAATATCTGAATATATAAACTCTGGGAAAGCCGAACAATTATCAGAAGGGCTTACAAATTATCTAGGAGCATGTACAAAGTCAGCAACTGGTGATGATTTTACAAAACAGAAGCATACAGATGTTCCTGCAAAGCCTAGAGCCTATTCATTTAAATCAAAATTCATCAATGAACTTATAAATAATCATATTATTGGAGAAGACCATACCGAAGCAATTAATAGTATTGTAAAAGATGTTAGTGAGCTAGAAAAGAAAACTCTTGAGGAGATTATTGTCTCCCGCTTTACTCCCTATTACGGTATGAAACAAAGTGAATTGATTCATAAACTTGGTATCAAAGTAGATAAAAGTCAGACACAAAAAAATATCAATAACATGATAATCCGTAGAATTCTTAATTTGCCAACCACTACAGATGAAGTTACATCTGAAGAAATCGAAAAAGCAGAAATTAGTTTAAAAACGGTTACTTTAAGAAAGGGGAAACCAAAAGAGCATTTTAAATTCATGGGAATTCCTTCATTTATAAAACTGGTAGATGAGTCTTGGGAAGAATCTAAAGTGTATGATTTTTTAGATAGACAAAAATTTCTGCTGCTAGTTTTTAATGATTTTAATAATAAGAAAAATGGAAGTGAATCGTACGAAACAAATCCTGAAAAAATCATTTTAATAGGTGCTAAATTTTGGAACATGCCACCTTCTGACATAGATGGACCAGTAAAAGAAGTTTGGAAAACGGAAGTTGAAAAACTAAAAAACGGTGTTGAACTAACTTTTACCAAAAATGAAAATAATGAAATCAGAGTAAAAAATAATTTCATTAAACCATCTCTTGAAGATATTTTACATCTTCGCCCCGATGCCCAAGTTGCTCAATACAGATTAAAATACTATAAAGACGTTGTAGTTAAAGGGGTTCCTAAAAAGAAATTAATGAATAATTCTAGAAAATTACCTCGCCCAGCAAAATGGATAATTCGACCAGAGAGTGAAAATGAAAATTTTACCGATGAATATATGACAAAACAAGCTTGGTGGTTAAGTAAAGAATATATTTATGAACAAATTAAAGATTTGTTGTAG